One segment of Carya illinoinensis cultivar Pawnee chromosome 13, C.illinoinensisPawnee_v1, whole genome shotgun sequence DNA contains the following:
- the LOC122292903 gene encoding E3 ubiquitin-protein ligase SDIR1-like isoform X1, which yields MSFVFRGSRADIENEFGGFIPEPPAVRIHTARSVNTNSLAFLVTAVILLFMILNSHQMSPNLLLWLVVGVFLMATSLRIYAACQQLQAQARAHAAAASGLLGHTELRLHMPPSIALATRGRLQGLRLQLALDHEFDDLDYDTLRALDSDNTSTTPSMSDEDINALPVHKYQAAGSQNSSLQLESSSSGLAETKQDSRKADGRIKGPEDELTCSICLEQVNKGELVRSLPCLHQFHANCIDPWLRQQGTCPVCKLRVGSAWQDIGESESDGSDMV from the exons atgaGTTTTGTTTTTCGAGGTAGTAGAGCAgatattgaaaatgaatttggaGGATTTATTCCTGAACCACCTGCAGTG CGTATTCATACTGCTCGATCTGTTAATACCAACTCCCTTGCTTTTCTTGTGACAG CAGTTATTTTGCTTTTCATGATTTTGAACTCTCATCAGATGTCACCAAACCTTTTG CTCTGGCTAGTTGTGGGTGTCTTTTTGATGGCCACAAGCCTGAGGATATATGCTGCTTGTCAACAACTTCAAGCTCAGGCCAGGGCTCATGCAGCAGCAGCAAGTGGCTTGCTTGGTCATACTGAACTGCGGCTGCACATGCCACCCTCAATAGCTTTGGCAACTAGAGGACGATTACAAGGACTAAGACTCCAGCTTGCACTTGACCATGAGTTTGATGACCTgg ATTATGATACTCTCAGAGCACTGGACTCTGATAATACATCCACAACTCCTTCGATGAGTGATGAAGATATAAATGCCTTACCAGTTCACAAATACCAGGCTGCTGGCTCTCAGAA CTCATCACTGCAACTGGAGTCATCTTCTTCAGGCCTGGCtgag ACTAAACAAGACTCTAGAAAGGCAGATGGGAGGATAAAGGGCCCTGAAGATGAACTGACATGCAGCATTTGCTTGGAGCAAGTTAATAAGGGGGAGCTTGTTCGCAGCTTGCCATGTTTGCATCAG TTTCATGCCAATTGCATTGATCCATGGCTGCGGCAACAAGGCACATGCCCTGTTTGTAAATTAAGGGTGGGATCTGCATGGCAGGATATCGGCGAGAGCGAATCAGATGGTTCAGACATGGTCTAG
- the LOC122292903 gene encoding E3 ubiquitin-protein ligase SDIR1-like isoform X2, translating to MSFVFRGSRADIENEFGGFIPEPPAVRIHTARSVNTNSLAFLVTVILLFMILNSHQMSPNLLLWLVVGVFLMATSLRIYAACQQLQAQARAHAAAASGLLGHTELRLHMPPSIALATRGRLQGLRLQLALDHEFDDLDYDTLRALDSDNTSTTPSMSDEDINALPVHKYQAAGSQNSSLQLESSSSGLAETKQDSRKADGRIKGPEDELTCSICLEQVNKGELVRSLPCLHQFHANCIDPWLRQQGTCPVCKLRVGSAWQDIGESESDGSDMV from the exons atgaGTTTTGTTTTTCGAGGTAGTAGAGCAgatattgaaaatgaatttggaGGATTTATTCCTGAACCACCTGCAGTG CGTATTCATACTGCTCGATCTGTTAATACCAACTCCCTTGCTTTTCTTGTGACAG TTATTTTGCTTTTCATGATTTTGAACTCTCATCAGATGTCACCAAACCTTTTG CTCTGGCTAGTTGTGGGTGTCTTTTTGATGGCCACAAGCCTGAGGATATATGCTGCTTGTCAACAACTTCAAGCTCAGGCCAGGGCTCATGCAGCAGCAGCAAGTGGCTTGCTTGGTCATACTGAACTGCGGCTGCACATGCCACCCTCAATAGCTTTGGCAACTAGAGGACGATTACAAGGACTAAGACTCCAGCTTGCACTTGACCATGAGTTTGATGACCTgg ATTATGATACTCTCAGAGCACTGGACTCTGATAATACATCCACAACTCCTTCGATGAGTGATGAAGATATAAATGCCTTACCAGTTCACAAATACCAGGCTGCTGGCTCTCAGAA CTCATCACTGCAACTGGAGTCATCTTCTTCAGGCCTGGCtgag ACTAAACAAGACTCTAGAAAGGCAGATGGGAGGATAAAGGGCCCTGAAGATGAACTGACATGCAGCATTTGCTTGGAGCAAGTTAATAAGGGGGAGCTTGTTCGCAGCTTGCCATGTTTGCATCAG TTTCATGCCAATTGCATTGATCCATGGCTGCGGCAACAAGGCACATGCCCTGTTTGTAAATTAAGGGTGGGATCTGCATGGCAGGATATCGGCGAGAGCGAATCAGATGGTTCAGACATGGTCTAG
- the LOC122292903 gene encoding E3 ubiquitin-protein ligase SDIR1-like isoform X3, with protein sequence MILNSHQMSPNLLLWLVVGVFLMATSLRIYAACQQLQAQARAHAAAASGLLGHTELRLHMPPSIALATRGRLQGLRLQLALDHEFDDLDYDTLRALDSDNTSTTPSMSDEDINALPVHKYQAAGSQNSSLQLESSSSGLAETKQDSRKADGRIKGPEDELTCSICLEQVNKGELVRSLPCLHQFHANCIDPWLRQQGTCPVCKLRVGSAWQDIGESESDGSDMV encoded by the exons ATGATTTTGAACTCTCATCAGATGTCACCAAACCTTTTG CTCTGGCTAGTTGTGGGTGTCTTTTTGATGGCCACAAGCCTGAGGATATATGCTGCTTGTCAACAACTTCAAGCTCAGGCCAGGGCTCATGCAGCAGCAGCAAGTGGCTTGCTTGGTCATACTGAACTGCGGCTGCACATGCCACCCTCAATAGCTTTGGCAACTAGAGGACGATTACAAGGACTAAGACTCCAGCTTGCACTTGACCATGAGTTTGATGACCTgg ATTATGATACTCTCAGAGCACTGGACTCTGATAATACATCCACAACTCCTTCGATGAGTGATGAAGATATAAATGCCTTACCAGTTCACAAATACCAGGCTGCTGGCTCTCAGAA CTCATCACTGCAACTGGAGTCATCTTCTTCAGGCCTGGCtgag ACTAAACAAGACTCTAGAAAGGCAGATGGGAGGATAAAGGGCCCTGAAGATGAACTGACATGCAGCATTTGCTTGGAGCAAGTTAATAAGGGGGAGCTTGTTCGCAGCTTGCCATGTTTGCATCAG TTTCATGCCAATTGCATTGATCCATGGCTGCGGCAACAAGGCACATGCCCTGTTTGTAAATTAAGGGTGGGATCTGCATGGCAGGATATCGGCGAGAGCGAATCAGATGGTTCAGACATGGTCTAG